The Natator depressus isolate rNatDep1 chromosome 25, rNatDep2.hap1, whole genome shotgun sequence genome includes the window GAACGCAGCCAAGGaaggttaattaaaaaaaagaagaaaagaaaaaggaacaatGATCagcgtgtgtgcatgcacatgtgtgtGCCCACCTGTGCATGCGTGTGtgaggagtgtggtggggatatTGGCTCATACAatcccccccgacacacacacacacaaaaaaaccaaccaccacaCACAGAGAACCCGATGCAACGTTCATATCACATAAAAGGACAAATAAGAAAGGTctctgtgtgggggaggggttgtttgggctaggggaaaacacacacacacacacacactctcactctgCCTTCCTAGTTTTGCTGAATTCTAGTTCCAGAACcacagggaaagggagggaagcaACAGGAGGtggcaaaagaaaacagtttgctccccaatttaaaaaaaaaaaaatagataaagaAACTAGGGACCCAGACTAGCACCCTTGTCTGGAGCCGGTGTCTGATTTCCCGGCACGCCAGCCCAGGGGAAAGGTGTTTGAGAAACACCGCAGTAGCTTCCAGAGTCACAGATTTCCCTGGACAAGACTGGAGAGAtgcacaactccccccccccgccccccccccgaccacTGTCTGACTTGATTATTCTAATCAGTCTGCAGCGACAGAGAAACAGAATCGTAATGGGGTTGGGGGATGAGGGGGGGGAATTCCCACAGCTCTGGCTGTTTGTCAGGCCAGATTCTTGGTGCGTATCACATAATAAGCAGAGAGGGCTTGGTCCCGGTTTATCTATGGCCAAGTGAGCCTTCCCCACCAGTGGGTTTCTCCCCCATGCTTCTCTTCTGTGGATGTTAATGGTGTAACCCTGGTTGTCTCTGCTCCAGCAAAGCCGTCTCCCACGCACTAGGAATCCGCCTGTGCTAAGGCCGCTAACGAACCCAGAGGCCGTTCATGCAGCATCTTAAGAAGCGCAGCTCCTGCGCGAAGGTTGCTGCCCTCCCAACGCAGGTTATAAGCCATGAGGGAAAGGATGAGCCACACAAACACGGTGTGCTGTTCTCCCCTTCTGCGCCTCCGCCCCTGCTGCATAGGGCGCTCAGAGGCGAGGTCAGGCCAGGACCCAGTCGTTGCCTTTGATTTTGCACACTTGATTTCCCACCCCCTCCCGACAGTGGTCAGACCAGTTTGTGCAACGCTCAGAACCAGGTTCCCACCTCCCTGTGCGAGCCACTGTGGTGGTTActggccctgctgctccctgcagtggcttgctgctgctctggaTAATCCCAAATGGTTATTAACACACCACAGCGTCCTTGCCACAAGGGAGAAGCCGGCTTGATGCCGAGGAAAGGACTGTTTTCCTGTGGGTGCATTCCCGTAAGCGACGTGGAGGCAGCCTGGCAGGGGTTAAATACTGTTGCAGCTTTTAAACTAAGTAGATCAGACTGTCCCCCCACCCACTTCTGCAGAGCGCAGGGATGAAGGAAGTGCcgggggcgggcggggagggggcgggggggtcgggtTTGGACAGTGCATCTTCTGGATGCCATAGCTACTTCTGGGAAGCCTCAAGTCAGCAGCCAGAGGCAAAAATCTTCTGCATCAGAGGGAAGCGTCTCCCATTTGTGGTGGAAGCAACCACTGCTCCAAGCTAGCCCCTTCCAGAGCTGTAGAAGCCCCTTCCCCAGAGGAAGGAGAGCCCCCAGGGGCAGATCTGTCTAAActgcactctggggctgggggaggtaaAGCAGCCTCTCTAGCGCAAGAGCCTAATCCGAAGGCCATTGGGAAGATCCCCATGGACTTCGGAGCGGTCGCAGAGGGAGCTTTTCACATTGATTGGGCATTAAAAGCTGCCCCGGTAACCTCAGAGGGACCGAGTGATATTTTCATGCCTGGCActctgggtcaggccaaaggtccatctagcccagtgtcctgtcttctgacagtggccaatgccaggtgcttcagagggaatgaacagaacaggtcattatcaagtgatccattctgtcacctattcccagcctctggcaaacagaattttttaagTGATAAATTTGAGGCTCATTTTATTGGTCTTCTGAGCCACTAGAGTCATGGCTGGGTCACGTCGTCAAGCTTTACTCTTCAACCACGAGGGATAGAAACGTCTTTAAAAGCAAGCCAGCAAGCTGAAATTCTGATGCAATCCccagactccaggagctggagctttaagagaCAGATCAATGTTGCGAGACTTGGCAGAGCCCTATCCAACAatccctgccctctctctgcctgtCAGCCAGCCAAGGAGGAGAGAAATTAGAGATCAAAGAGGCCAGTGGGGTCATCTTTTCCCGCCCCACCAGACAGCGCAGGGCTGTTCCCTAGAGCGTCCCTTCTCCTCATTACTGAGGAGGCCGCGCTCTGCTCATGCCTCAGAACTGGTCCCGACACAGCAGGGATTCAGCCTTGCCGCATCGTTCTCCCAGCTCTACACGCCATCAGCTGTGCCCACCACTTCCACCCCTGCCCCCGTTCGGTAGAGCAGAGGGGGGGTCTTTGTGCTGCACTGCATCAGCCGGACCAACCCGCACACCTAACATCAAGCCTGAGCCTGACAGGAACGGCCTGCGAGGGGCCCCCCTCAGCTCACTCAAAGGCAGCCGGGTCTTGGGACCCAGCGTGGAGATGAGAAACCGACTGGCAAGTGCTCCCAGgcaagcaggggggaggggagggggaagaaggggtgcACAGGGATAACCCACCTCCCAGCAACGCCTTCAGCAGGGCCCTGGAGATGCCACCGGCATGCCTCATCCCCACCGCTTCTCTGGAGAAGAACGTACAACTTGCCAGCCGCTCACGGCCTCCTGAGGGGACGCACGGCAGCCACCGCCTCCAGGCACGTCCATGCAGGGAAAGATCAGCAAATGAGACCCATCCTGGGGGAGTCGGATGAGTCTTGTCCctccgccacacacacacacacacacacacacacacacacacaaaaagcctgGGATGGACATGCCGTTACCCCAGGGGAGCATCCCATGCCCCTCATGGTGGCCTctgatccccccccacccctccctgcccaccccctcccagcagggcaggggagcGGCAGACGGGCTTATAAGAAGGGCAGCAGAGAGGTGAGCGGGAGCTCCCTCTCGCCCAGCAGCGTGTCCCGCTTGAGGCTGCTGCCCTTGTTGACCACCTTGACCTTGAGGGCCATCTTCTTGACGCTGCCGGCTCCCAGGCAGTCGAAGAAGAAGTCCTCGTTGAAGACGGGGCTGCGGCTGTTCTTGATGATGGTGCTGCGTTGCTTCTGCACCTTGCCCGGGTTGAGGCAGAGGGAGACGCAGCAGTTGATGGCCCGGGCGTCGCACAGCTTGTCGAACAGCTCCTCGGCCGCGATGACCCGCACCCGCAGCCGGGCGTTGGCGGCGTCGTACTCGGCCGTGAGCCGCACGCTGCCCCCTTTGCTCAGCCGGACGGTGTGCTCCCTGGGCAGGCGGTCCGGCGAGTCCAAAGGCAGGAGGGACGGGGGCGGGGCGCCCCCCGCCGGGGGTGTGGGGCACCGCGCACACCGCTGCGCGCTGGGGCTGGTGTCGGCCGAGCTGTCGTCGGTGGAGAGGGAGCTGTTCCGGGCCACCGGGTGCTTGAGCTTGATGACCTTGGCCTGGCTGTCCTGGCTGAAGATTTTGAGCAGGGAGACGGAGCGggacagcagcggtgagctgaagGGCGAAGACTCAGCCGAGGAGCAGGTGTCGCTCTCCCCGCCGCTGAAGTAGCGGTAGGGGTTCCTCAGGGACATGCCGATGTCGGAGGGGGTCAGGCGGGCGCTCTCCCCGTTCACCTTGCCCCCGGCCGCCCCCTTGCGCGGGGAGCTGGGCGAGGACGCCTGCGACTGGCACAGGCTGCCGTGCTCGCTGTGGAAGAGGGACTCCTTGCGCCGGGTGTGGGGGCTCTCCATGAGGGTGGCGAAGCCGTAGGAGGTCTGGGCCTTGGGCACGTAGGGGAGGGACATGGCCGTCTGGGCCTGGGGGTCGGCGTTGGTGCTGAAGTCCTCCTCTGAGGCCCACTCGTCGGCGCTCTCGATCTGGATGATGTGCCGGCTGGCGGCCTTTAGTAGGTTCTTGCTCTCCGAGGCAGCCTTGACCGGCAGGCGGGGGCTGCGCTGGGGCTTGCGGGCTGACAGGTTCTGCTCCGAGGCCGAGGTGCCAAGGTTGGGCTTGgctttcccctctgccccctcgGCTTCAGGCGGCACCGTTGTGAGCTTGGGCGGGATGAAGAAATCCGGGATCTTATCGGGGGTCAGCACGTTGCTGTACAGGGGGCCCTTGGACTGCTTATCCCCCGAGTCGCTGGCCCGGGCAGCACCGTTCTCCACCGAGCCACGGATCCTCTCCAAGAGCCACATGCTGCTtctcctgggctggggggagggaagaagccaAGGAGGGTGGAGTGGGGTTTAGACCCCCCCCGTCACTCACCCTCTGTAAGATAAACAAGCAAAGCCCAAGGGGCTCATCATGCCCAGGGTCAGAAACAGAGTCGAGGGtcacagagggtggggggtctgGAATGGCAAATAAATTGGGGCCCCCCCTTCTGTGGGGCTCAGGGGGGATTGGAGCCTTACTATGGGCCTAGGGGGGGTTGGGCTCCCACCCTTCTGTTGGGTTCAGGGGGATTGGAGCCCTTACTATGGGCCTCAGGGGGAATTGGGGCCCCCAtctctgtggggctggagggaattTGGGTCCTTACAATGGGGCTTAGGGGGGATTGCCCCCCCACTCTTCCACAGGGTTATGGGGGGGTTGGAGCCTTACTATGGGGCTTGAGTCGGGGGGATTGGCGCCCCCCCTTTTGTGGGGCTCCAGGGGGGATTGGGGGCCCGTATCTGTGAGGTGCGGGGGAAGGGGATTGCCCCCTCCCTGGGAGGTGTGGGAAGGTCGGTGTATCTGCCAgccctcccttgctgcagggggctggaatTCAGAGAGGGTTTGGGGCGCGCCCCCCCCATTTCCTCCCAATCACCCCGATCCAACCTGCTGCTTCACCACCATCCCGCCCCCCTCCGCTCCGAGCGAACCTGCCACGACTCGCCCGAGCCGCGGTATTTCCCCGGCCAACTTCTGGGCCCGGCCGGCCGAGCGGAGCCGTCTGGAGCCAGTGGCTCCCGGCCGCCCTGAGTCACtcgcccagccctggctgcagcccgcGGGGTCTATCAACCAACCCTCCCCCGAGCTCTGCAAACACTTCGCTGGCTGCAGAGTCCGCTCGGGGGTGTCCAGCCCCCCCTTGGCCACTGGGTCCCCCCCAAATTGACCTGGATTTGaaatccatccccccacccccagtcccagcGCATTAGCGCTCCCGGCGCCACCTGCCAGCCCCGGGGCCACCAGCACCCATAGGACCGACAGACGCAGTTAACTTCTCTCCGCTGCAGAGCCCCCGGCACCGGGAATGTCTAGCGtcgcctcccttccccccgcccggGCCGGGCCGAGCCGAGCCAGCCGCCGAAAATCGATTCCCCCCGGCGGAGGGAAACAACCAGCATCTGCAGCGCCCAGCCCCCCGGGGAGGGAGGCCGGGCCCAGCCGCGCTTCTGCTCTGCCCTCGGGGCCACTCGCCAGCCGCTGGCCCCCTCCAGGGGCGCCGGGGGCACGGAGCGCCTGGGATCGCCCCCGCTTCCCACCCGCCTGCCTGGCCCCGCCGCGGGCAGCCAGCGAGGGCGCACCGGGCTGGCCAGGTGGCCGGTGATCTCCTGGCGGAGACGGGGCATTTGAGCGCACGCCGGTCAGTTGCGGAGGGGCCAGCCTGGGATAGGGGTCCCCGCTCCCCCACCTTGCAGCCGTGCCCCGGCTCCACCACGGGCGTGAAGTTGTCGGGCGGGCACCTGTGGCTGGCGTCCCGCGGGCGCAGGGGGCTGCGGGCGGCTTCTGGCCGGCCTCCAACTAacttctttggggggggggggagaagagcaaGACGGCTCCCCCGTAACCCTCCTGTTCCGGATGCTAGGAAGGAAAGATACCCCGCGCAATTGCGCCATCTGGGTTTTGCTAGGGCTGGTTCGCGTTGAGGGGCCCCCaggcgcgccccccccccagacctgcGAGCAATGAACcccagctgcggggggaggggggcgcccCCCAGACCGGCACGCAGCGAACACCCCCGGCTGCCTACCTGCCGGCGGGGGATCCGCAAGCCGAGCCAGAGGGGGGGAGGCAGCCGGTCCGCGGCTGGCTCGGGGCTGGGAATGAGGTGCCTGAGCCCCGCCACTTCCTTTTATACCCGCTCTCCTGCCACAATTCATTCATTACGGGCGCCAGAAACCTCCCCAACACAGACCTCAGCAACGGAGCCGTATTCCTCCTAACACAGCTGCCCCCGACTTTTTCGGCTGCTCCTGCGCCTCGCCACGCGCTCCAGAGCGCAGCTGGCGTTCGGCTGGCACAGAGCTCCTCGCTCCCGCTGGCTGCACACAATGGACCGGCTGAGGGGGAGACACCGCCTTCAACCGGGGAGCGCTGCTGCCTCGCCTGgttttccttctcctcccaggCAATTGCAGCTTTCCCCAgagcctgggaggtgggaagaGTCCTTTCCCAAGGGCCAGGGGAGGTACTGGGGCTAAGCAGATCTCCTGCTGCGGGAAGAATTTGGTGGGACCCTTCTCCTCTGTGTGTGGACAGCATTGTGCAGAGGGCCAGGTGCCTGAAGGGAGTCTCATCTTCCCCTGATGCACCGggtgttggccactgtctgaGGTCAGGCACAGAACTTGTCAGCCCAGGGATCCTGTCCAAGCCTAACTCATCTcagcccctgtgccccattctctctctcaggctgGTAGGACAGCTAGGGGCtgggatggatttgcagcagtgcaAATCAGACAAGAGTCAGGCCCCAGCGATCTAGCAGTGCTCTGAAGAAGTGAGCAGAAGGATGGCCGCATGGGTTTAGGAGTCAGGGACTCcggggttccattcccagctctgctactggctccctgtgtgacctcggCCGAGTCACTTACcttccctgtgcttcagtttccccatctgcaaaatggagctaATGAATCTTGTCTTCCTCGTTGCCGGTCTTGGAGGCTTTTGCAcagttcctctccctcccatcccgAATTCCTAGTAGGGCCGGGAAACCCAGGTCCTTTAGACATGTGGAATAGACAGACGAGACAGGATTTGCCTTCCTGGGTTTCAATAAAGGAGTCGTAGGAGCAGATTTGGAGACAGGCATTCTGGGCCCAGGGCCCTGGAATCTGCAATCTGTGTCTACTGAATtcaatggtttcagagtggtagctagCTCAGTAAGTACTAATTAACGTAAGGGCTTTGTTAAAGCCTCACCTGAaaacccccccttcccctgcttgcCATGCACCGAAACCGAGACACATCCAAAGTGGCTCTGGCACGGTACCTAAGGGTGCTCCATGGGAGGGAAGTGTAATATCCCCCGCCAAGCACTTCAGCTCACCAGAGTGCTTCACAAAAGTCAATAGTCCTCCAAGGACCAGGCATCAAAGCTCAAGTACTCGCAGAGTGTAAGTGGTTTGATATTGTAGATGGCAGaacggggtggggaagaggacGGTGCTGCATATGATACATTTCGCTAATGTCCAGGAAGAATCACCTTGGGAGGGGACAGGTgtcaggagggcggggggggtgtcTCAATAGGTTTGCTGGGGTAAATACCACACGGATCCTTTGTGTTTCAAGACGGAATGAGGGGACAAAGAGCAGGGCTTTGCAtgtctttttaaatcaagataatCAATGTAACGCTGATAAAAATGGACCAAATCTACCATCCTGGAGAGGGAAGGTCTTGGTACAGCTGGGGCAGTACTAGAGCAAGATGCCCTGCCCACACTGCAAGGCAGAGAGCCTCCCGAGGGCTGCAAGAAGCATGCCCCTCACTCCTTAGCCTTGCCACTGAGGCTGCCAGttgcaggcagggctgggtgaTGTCCATCAGCAAATGGATCAAGGCCCAGCAAACTCATTTCACGTAGGCCACCCACCAGCCAACTCGCGTCACTCACTGGCTGCAAACTGGGCTAACCCGGATAGTGCAGACAGGGCCTGGGCTGCATTATGGAAGATTTCGTCTTCTTCTGGCATATGTGGCCTCTTTGGCAGACAGGCTGCTGGGTGAGATGGCCCGTGGGTAGCATCAATTGTCAAAACAGGCTCCAAAAGTGACCCTAGCTATTTGTCACGACTAGGAgtgggcagtctgacctagtggtcagagcagaagtCAGCTACCAGGAGGTCACAGTCCAAGGTAGGCCAGAGGGCAAACTGCAAGTGGGGTGTCAGGAGTTAGGCAGGATCAGGTTACCAGGAgaacagaagcaggagacaaCTTGTGAGCAGAACCACGGCTTGATAACCAGAGTCAGGCCTGCTCAGGATACCAGGAAGTCAAGCCGCAGGAGCGGGAAGCACAAGGCCCACGACCCTGAGCAAGGTGGATCCCAGTTGCATGTACAACCTCCTCTTCATATGCTGGGTCTAAAGAGGGGCTGTGAGCCAATCAGGGCCCCCAGTGTTCGGCCAATCAGCTCCCAGGACTGGGGTCCACTGTGGGAGTTCAGGTCCTATTGAGACAACAGTTAGCAGGTCTCTGGGTGGTCCGATGGAGCCTGCTAGTGCCAAAGCACCCCGTGGACCAGCATTCGAGACCTATGGTCCCTGACCCAATTACAGGCCAacgagcctaacttcagtaccaagcaaactgGCAGAAACTTTAGTAAAGATCAGACCCCGAGATGAAGAATCAACagagcttttgtaaagggaaattatgcctcaccaatacaggagaattctttgagggtgtcaacaagcatgtgaacaagggtgactcagtggatgtagtgtacttggactttgagaaagcctttgacaaggtcccacaccaaaggcaagatcttaagcaaagtgagcagtcatggggtaagagggaaggtcctttcatgatcagtaactgtttaaaaggcagaaaacaaaagggaggaataaatggtcagttttcacaatggaaagtggtAACTAGTGGCGTCTCCCAAGGATCTGTGCTGTtcaattcaacatattcataaatgatctggaaaagcaggtgaaaagtgaggtggcaaaatttgcagatgataccaaatcACTCAAAAATAGTTacgtccaaagctgactgcaaagagttccAAAGGGACCTCacgaaactgggtgactgggcaacaaaatggcagatgaaattcattatggataaatgcaaagtaatgcacattgggaaaacataatcccaactatacatatacaatgaagGGGTTTAAATTGGttgtttccactcaagaaagagatcttggagtcatcgtggatagttctctgaaaacatcttttcagtgtgcagtggcagtcaaaaacaCTAACAgaagggattgataataagacaggaaatatcacagtgccactatataaatccatggtgtgcccacagcttgaatactgtgtgcagatctgatcaccccattttaaaaagggaaaggtacagagaagggcaacaaaaatgagtaggggaatggaacagcttccgtacgaGGAGAGATCAAAAAGATttggactgttcatcttagaaaaaagtTGACTAGAGGGGGATATGCTAAAGGTGTGTAAAATCATAAATGGCTGGAGAAAGTCagtagagaagtgttatttaccccttcacctaacacaagaaccaggggtcatgcaatgaaattaataggcagcaggtttaaaacaaacatcaggaagcatttcttcacacaacgcacagtcaacctgtggaactccttgccaggggatgtggtgaaggccaaaaatatgactggattcaaaaaagaactaggtaagttattggaggataggtccatcaatggttattagccaagatggtcagggacacagccccatgctctgggtgtcgctaaatctctgactgccagaagctgggagtggatgacaggggattgccctgttctgttcattctctctgaagcactgacaggacactgggctagatagaccattggcctgacccagtgtggctgttcttatgtctaaTACAGAAGGGAAAGTTCTGTGTTCTTGTGCTGAATCAGCTAGGAGTTGTTCTCTGCTTCCTCCAGGCTCTTCAATATATTGCATTAGGTCAGGGATACCGTAATTACTCCTCTCCTTGCAGCAGCATGGCTGAAGGGTGCATTTTATCATCCACGCCTTGGGTATAGGTAGATTAAGGCTAAACATGGGCTGGATGAGTCAACAGAATCCTCCACATAAATCTCTCGGAGCTACCAGACCAGCCTTCCATTCTCCCTTCTAGCCTGCCAGCAGCAAGATGGACGGAACCAGGGACCCAAGCCTGTGAGGCGCTGGGCACCTCCTGCAATGTTCAGAGCACCCTGCCCTCCCCTTGAAGCCTCCGAAAATTGAAGGCACCCAGCACCTTGCAGATCTGGGCTCCAAATCAGCCCATATGTGTCTGTGGGTCAGGGTGAACCAAGGCTGTTCACATCCCTGAGGGACCCATGGGCCTTAGACCACACCCACCCCTCAGGAGAGCAGTTTCCCCTCCTCTTTTATTCCCTGCACAAGTTATTTTGATCGGTGAACAGCTCccacgcccccctgcccccaacatttCCTGAAAGCGAGCTGCTCGCTCTATAAAAGAGCAAACTCGGGTGATGATTTATGAGGTGTCTTAGCACATTGTGCCGCATGACGGCG containing:
- the C2CD4C gene encoding C2 calcium-dependent domain-containing protein 4C, whose product is MWLLERIRGSVENGAARASDSGDKQSKGPLYSNVLTPDKIPDFFIPPKLTTVPPEAEGAEGKAKPNLGTSASEQNLSARKPQRSPRLPVKAASESKNLLKAASRHIIQIESADEWASEEDFSTNADPQAQTAMSLPYVPKAQTSYGFATLMESPHTRRKESLFHSEHGSLCQSQASSPSSPRKGAAGGKVNGESARLTPSDIGMSLRNPYRYFSGGESDTCSSAESSPFSSPLLSRSVSLLKIFSQDSQAKVIKLKHPVARNSSLSTDDSSADTSPSAQRCARCPTPPAGGAPPPSLLPLDSPDRLPREHTVRLSKGGSVRLTAEYDAANARLRVRVIAAEELFDKLCDARAINCCVSLCLNPGKVQKQRSTIIKNSRSPVFNEDFFFDCLGAGSVKKMALKVKVVNKGSSLKRDTLLGERELPLTSLLPFL